AGCCGGTCCATCGGCGGCGAGACCATGCTGCACGAAGGGCTGGAAGCGTTCGGCCTGGGCCTGATCGTCGTCTGCATCGTCGGGCGGGCCTGGTGCTCCCTCTATATCGGCGGACGCAAGAAGGCCGAGATCGTGGATCGCGGGCCGTATTCGATCAGCCGCAACCCGCTGTATGTCTTCAGCTTCATGGGGGCGTTCGGCGTGGGCGCGCAGACGGGCAGCGTGACGCTGGCGACCGTCTTCCTGCTGCTGACGGTGGCGGTCTTCTACGCCACGGTGAAGCGCGAGGAGGCCTGGCTGGCGGGCGCCTTCGGCCAGACCTATGCGGACTATTGCGCGCGGACGCCGCGGTTCGGACCGGACTTCTCCAAATGGCGCGACGCCGACAGCCTGGAGGTGCGGCCGCAGTTCTTCCTGACGACGCTGCGTGATGGTCTGGTGTTCCTGCTGGCCGTGCCGCTGTTCGAGTCGGTCGAGCGGCTGCAGGATCTGGGCTGGCTGTCGACGCTGCTGCGCCTGCCATGAGGGCGTTGTCGATTCTGCTGGCGGGGGCCCTGGCCCTGACGGTCGCGGCCTGTGATCGGGGCGCCGTGCCTGACAAGGCTCCCTCGGCGACGGCGTTCAAGCACGACCTGCCCGAGGACGTGTCCGGTTACTACATCCCCACGACGGTGGTGCAGGTCGGCGACTGGCGGCTGCATCACCTGTTCATAGGGCAGGTTCCCGACTTCATGGCCTGGCGCGACGGTCAGCGCACGGCGGGGTTCGCGCCGATCATGATGGAGTTCGAGACGGGCGATAAGGCGCGGCGCACGCGGCTGATTCCGACGGCCTATGACGTGACCGAGGACCGGGTGCGGTTTGAGGCGTCGTCGCGCGAGCTGGGCGCGGTGTCGTTCGAGGGAGCGCTGGACCAGGGCGCGCTGGCGACGGCGCGGCGCAACCTGGGCGATCAGGGCGTGGTCCTGAAAGGACGGCTGAAGGTCGGGGACCGGACCTTCGACGGGGTGTCGATGCGGTGGTGGGCGGGGGACTGATCTTCTCCTCCCCATTTTATGGGGAGGTGGCGCGGCGCGTAGCGCCGTGACGGAGGGGCTGCCCGGTTCCGCTGTCGCAAGCCCCTCCACCACTTTGTGGTCCCCCTCCCCACGCCGTGGGGAGGAGATTTATGATCAGGCGACGGTCGCCTTGACGATCTTGCCCGGCGCGCGCGGGGGCTCGCCCTTGGGCAGGGCGTCGACGTGTTCCATGCCTTCGATCACTTCGCCCCAGACGGTGTACTGGCCGTCCAGGAAGCGGGCGTCGTCGAAGCAGATGAAGAACTGCGAGTTGGCGCTGTCCGGGTTGGCGGTGCGGGCCATCGAGCAGACGCCGCGGACGTGCGGCTCTTTCGAGAATTCCTGCTTGAGGTTCGGCTTGGACGAGCCCGAGGTGCCGGTGCCCGTGGGGTCGCCGCCCTGGGCCATGAAGCCCGGAATCACGCGGTGGAAGACCACGCCGTCATAGAAGCCTTCCTTGGCCAGGTCGGTGATCTGCTTGACGTGGTTCGGCGCCAGATCGTCGCGCAGCTTGATGACGACGTTGCGGTCTTCGCCGTCGCCGGTGTCCAGGGTGAAGGTCAGGGTTTGGTCGGCCATCGGGCGCTCCTTGAGGTTATGCGAGCCGGAATTGTGCGCGGGTCATAGCGGCTGAACGCCGTCAGGGCTATGTGGGAAGCATGAGTGAAGACGAAAAGCCCGCCGACAAGCCGCAGGAACGCCGCCGCATGGTGCGTCTGCCCACGGGCGGCACGGCCTCGGGCCGCAAGGTCGGTCAGAAGATCAAGACAGCCGACAAGAAGACGCTGTCCAGCCAGGCGTGGATCAAGCGTCAACTGTCGGACCAGTGGTCCGAGCGCGCCCGCGCAGAGGGCTGGCGCAGCCGCGCCGCCTTCAAGCTGATGGAGATCGACGACAGGTATCGGCTGATCAAGCGCGGCTCGCGGGTCATCGACCTGGGCGCGGCGCCGGGCGGTTGGGTGCAGGTGGCGCTGGATCGCGGCGCGGCGGCGGTGGCTGGCGTGGACCTGCTGATGATCGAGCCGATTCCGGGCGCGACGCTGATTCAGGCCGACTTCACCGATCCGGGCGTGGATCAGCAGATGCTGGACGCCATCGGCGGTCCGCCGGACCTGGTGCTGTCTGACATGGCGCACAACACCATCGGCCACCGCCAGACGGACCACCTGAAGATCATCGCCCTGATCGAGATCGCGGCCGATTTCGCCATCCGCACGCTGCGGCCGGGCGGGAACTTCGTGTCGAAGAACTTCCAGGGCGGCGACGCCGGCGGGGTGCTGACGCGCCTGCGCGAAGAGTTCGAGACGGTGAAATACGTGAAGCCGGAGTCGAGCCGAAAGGGCAGCGCCGAGGTCTTCCTGGTGGCGCTGAACAAGCGCTAGGCCGACGCGCCTTCCGCCTCGGCCGCAGCGCGCCGGGCGGCTTTTTTCGCTTCGGCGCGTGTCCACAGGCGGTCGTGCAGGGTGAAGAAGACCGTCTGCACCAGAGGCTCGATCGTGCCGATGGCCAGGGCGATGCGGATGTCGCGCGTCAGGGCGAAGGCCACCAGCACCGCGACGGCGAAGTGCATGACGCCGTAGGTGACGGTTTTCAACGCCACCTGCTTCAGGTTACGGGGCAGGGCGTGGCTGTGTCCGTGGCCGTGGTGGTTGTGGGCGCGGTTCTGCTCGTGCGCGTCCATCAGCTCCAGACGGGCGGTGAAGGCCTCGGCCGTCTCTTCCACCCCGGACAGCATCTTGCGGCGCTCGACCCGGTGCCAGACGCGGTCGTGGATCGAATAGGCGATGGTCTGGAAGATCGGCTCGACCACCCCGACCGCCAGCGCCAGCCGCCAGTCGCGCGTCAGGGCGAAGGCCACCAGGATCGCCACGATCAGGTGCATGGCGCCGTAGCTCGCAATCTTGAGAGCCAGCTCCCGCGCCGTGTTGATCAAGATGCGAACCATTATCGCGCAATGCGTCCCTTCGCCGCCCGTTTCAAGGCAATTCCTCTTATATGGACGATAGCGCGGGCTTGGGGTTGCGGTTCCCCGCCAACGGGGGCTATACGCGGCCCGCAAAATGGAGGCTCCAAATGGAGATACGCGAAGGCCTAACCTTCGATGACGTTTTGCTCGAACCCGGTCCGTCCGAGGTCATGCCCGCTGATGTCGATGTCTCGACCCAGCTGACGCGCGAAATCAGATTGAACATCCCGCTGCTGTCGTCCGCCATGGACACGGTGACGGAAAGCCGCCTGGCGATCGCCATGGCGCAGGCGGGCGGCCTGGGCGTGCTGCACCGGAACATGACCATCGAGGAGCAGGCCGAAGAGGTCCGCGCCGTCAAACGCTACGAAAGCGGCATGGTGGTGAACCCGGTCACGGTCGCCCCCGACACGACGCTGGGCGAAGTGCTGCAGATCGTCGAACGCAAGAAGATCACCGGCTTCCCCGTGGTCGATCCGAAGAGCGGCAAGCTGGTCGGGATGCTGACCAACCGCGACATGCGCTTTGAGACGGACCTGAATCTCAAGGCCGCCGATCTGATGACGACGGGCGAGCTGATCACCCTGCGCGAAGGCTCGGCCGGGCGCGAGGCGGCGCGCGAACTGCTGCGCACGCGCAAGATCGAGCGGGTCATCGTGGTGGACGACGCCTATCGCGCCGTCGGCCTGATCACCATGAAGGACATCCAGAAGGCCCAGGCCTTCCCCAACGCCTGCAAGGACGAGCAGGGCCGCCTGCGCGTCGGCGCCGCCTCGACCGTCGGCGACGCCGGGTTCGAGCGCGCCATGGCGCTGGCCGATGCGGGCGCCGACGTGGTGGTGATCGACACCGCCCACGGCCACTCGGCCTCGGTCGCCCAGGTGGTCGAGCGCATCAAGCGCGAGAACAACCGCGTCCAGATCATCGCCGGCAACGTCGCCACCTATGACGCCACGCGCGCCCTGATCGACGCGGGCGCCGATGCGGTGAAGGTCGGCATCGGGCCGGGCAGCATCTGCACCACCCGCATCGTCGCGGGCGTGGGCGTGCCGCAGCTGACAGCCATCGTCGACGCCGCCCGCGCGGCGCAAGGCACGGGCGCCTCGGTCATCGCCGACGGCGGCATCAAGTTCTCGGGCGATCTGGCCAAGGCCATCGCGGCGGGCGCCAATGTCGCCATGATGGGCTCGATGTTCGCAGGGACCGACGAAAGCCCCGGCGAGGTCTTCCTGTACCAGGGCCGGTCCTACAAGTCGTATCGCGGCATGGGCTCGGTGGGCGCGATGGCGCGCGGCTCGGCCGACCGCTACTTCCAGAAGGAAGTCTCGTCCGAGAAGCTGGTCCCCGAGGGCATCGAGGGCCAGACACCTTACAAGGGGCCGATCGCCCCGGTGGTGCACCAGCTGGTCGGAGGGCTGCGCGCCTCGATGGGCTATGTCGGCGGCGCCACCATCGCGGACTTCCAGGAGCGCGCGCGCTTCGTCCGCATCACCAATGCGGGCCTTCGTGAAAGCCACGTCCACGACGTGATGATCACGCGCGAGGCGCCGAACTATCGTCAGGGCTGACCTGATCCGCTCCCGGCCCCGGTCGGGAGCGGTTTTGTTTTGGGCTAGTGAAACAGGAGAAGAGCGTGACCACTGAACTCACCTATCTGGCGGCGACGCTGGTGCTGGCCCTGGTGCAGATCTTCCTGCCCGCCTTTGCCCGAACGCGCGAGTTCGGCCTGTCGTGGAACGCCGGGGCGCGGGACGAAACGCCCGAAGCCAAGAGCCCCGTCGTCGGCCGTCTGGAGCGGGCCCAGGCCAATCTGTTCGAGACCCTGCCGCTGTTCATCGGCGCCGTGCTGATCGCCCAGATGGCGGATCGGACCGGCGCGCTGACGGCGTGGGGCGCAGGCCTCTACTTCTGGGCGCGCGTCGCCTATATCCCGCTGTACGCCCTGGGCGTTCCCTATATCCGGTCGCTGGTGTGGCTGGTCTCGCTTGCGGGACTGGCGCTGTGCCTTCTGGCCCTTTTCATCCGAGTCTGATTTGACCCCAGCCGCCCGCCTGGCCGCCGCCGCCGCCATCATCGACAGCATTTCGCAAGGCCGCCAGCCCGCCGACGCCGTGCTCAAGGCCTGGAGCCAGCAGAACCGCTATGCCGGTTCGGGCGACCGCCGCGCCATCGCCGAACGCGTCTATCAGGTGCTGCGCGCGCGCGGCCGCCTGTCGGCCTTCATGGGCGGGCGTCAGGACGGACGCGCCCTGATCGTCGGCGCCCTGTCGCTGCTGGACGGCGCGACGCTGGAGGAGATCGAAGGCCTCTACAACGGCGAGGGCTATGGCCCACGCCCGCTGTCCAAGCACGAGCGCGGCCGCATCATGGCGCACGAGGACGCGGCCGATCTGGCCGAGGTCGCGCTGCCGGACTTCGTGACGGCCGACCTGAAGGCGGTTCACGGCGACCGCTGGCGCGACGAGGTGGAAGCCCTGAGCGGTCGCGCGCCGGTGGACCTGCGGGTCAATGGTCTGCGGGCCACGATCGAGGAGGTCGAGGCGGAGCTGCGCGGCGCAGGCCTGTCGCCCCAGCGCACCGAACTGTCGGGCTGGGGCCTGCGGCTGGACGCCGAGCCGGCGCCGAACGTGCAGCCGCTGGACGGCTTCCAGAACGGCCATTTCGAGATTCAGGACGAAGCCAGTCAGGTCGTCGGCTGGCTGTCCGGCGCCTTCCCCGGCGCGACGGTGGTGGACTATTGCGCGGGCGGCGGCGGCAAGACGCTGGGCCTGGTGCAGGCCATGCAGGGGCAGGGGGCGCTGATCGCCTGCGACGTCTCGGCCAAGCGTCTGGACAATGTGAAGCCGCGCCTGGCCCGCGCGGGCGTCGAGGCCGACCTGCGCCTGCTGGGCACGAACGGCGGCGGGGTCGAGGATCTGAACGGTCAGGCCGACGTGGTGTTCGTCGACGCGCCCTGCTCGGGCTCGGGCGCCTGGCGGCGTCGGCCGGAGGACAGCTGGCGCCTGACGGCCGAGGAAGTCGCGCGTTTGCACGCGCTGCAACTTCGTATTCTGGGGCAGGCGACCAAGCTGGTGCGGCCGGGCGGGCGTCTGGCCTATGTCACCTGCTCGGTGCTGGGCGCGGAGAACGAGGCTACAGCAGCCGCCTTCGAGGCCGCGCACGCGGACTTCAAGCCCGTCCCCATCGCCGATGCGGCGCACAGCGCGGATTTGACCGAGGCGGGGCGCGAACGCCTGACCGCGCTGGCGCAAGGCAACCGCCTGCGCCTGTCGCCCGCCGCCACGGGCACGGACGGCTTCTTCATCGCGCTTTATGAGCGCGCCGCATGAGGCTGGAACGCTACGGCGCCGTCACGGTCCTGCCCGTGATGGCGGCGCCTGCGGAATATGGCGAGCATCTGCGCGCCCGCGTCGACCCGCTGATGACCGGCATCGGGCCGGTCGAGGGGGCGGTGGCGCTGACGGCGGCGCTGGCGCGGCTGGAGGCGAGGGGAGAGGCGCCGGACCTGATCCTGTCGCTGGGCTCGTGCGGGTCGCGCGTGCTGCAACATGCGGCCGTCTATCAGGCGTCGTCGGTCGCCTATCGCGACATGGACGCCAGTCCGTTGGGGTTCGAGAAGGGCGTGACGCCGCTGCTCGATCTGCCCGCCGTTCTGCCGCTGCCGTGCCCCATTCCGAGCGTGCCGAGCGCGCGCCTGTCGACGGGCGCCAACGTCGTCTCGGGCGCCGCCTATGACGCCATCGACGCCGAGATGGTGGACATGGAGACGTGGGCGCTGGTGCGCGCGGCCCAAAGCTTCGGCCTGCCGCTGGTCGCGCTGCGCGGCGTGTCGGACGGCAAGGCCGAACTGACGGGCCTGCACGACTGGACCTCGACCCTGCATCTGGTGGATGAGAACCTGGCCCGGGCGTTGGACGGCCTGATCGCGGTGCTCGCGGATCAGGGCCTCTCGGCCCTTGAAATTCCGGCCCTGCAAGGCCAAACCCTCGCCCAATCGCTCGCCCCGGATTCGACCTCATGACCCAGCCGACCCAACACCAGAAGGTGCTCATCGTCGATTTCGGCAGCCAGGTGACGCAGCTGATCGCGCGCCGCCTGCGCGAGGCCGGCGTCTATTGCGAAATCCATCCGTTCAACAAGGCGGGTGAAGCCCTGAAGGCGATGCAGCCGCAGGCCATCATCCTGTCGGGCGGCCCCAACTCGACGACTGACGCCGACAGCCCGCGCGTCGACCGTTCCGTCTTCGACTATGGCGCGCCGATCCTGGGCATCTGCTACGGCGAGCAGCTGATCTGCGCGGAGCTGGGCGGCAAGGTCGAGAGCGGCCACCACGCCGAGTTCGGCCGCGCCGAGATCGTCATCACCAAGGACAGCCCCCTGTTCGCGGGCATCGGCGCCATCGACCACCGCGAGCCGGTGTGGATGAGCCACGGCGACCGCGTGACGGCTCTGCCGGAAGGCTTCCATGTCATCGCCACCTCGGAAGGCGCGCCCTTCGCCGCCATCGCCGATGAAACGCGCAAGATCTATGGCGTGCAGTTCCACCCCGAGGTGGTCCACACCCCTCGCGGCGCACAGCTGCTGAAGAACTTCACCCACGGCGTGGCGGGCCTGACCGGCGACTGGACCATGGCCGCCTATCGCGACGAGCAGATCGCCAAGATCCGCGAACAGGTCGGCGACGCCAAGGTCATCTGCGGCCTGTCGGGCGGGGTCGATTCATCGGTCGCCGCCGTGCTGATCCACGAGGCCATCGGCGACCAGCTGACCTGCGTCTTCGTCGACACCGGCCTGATGCGCAAGGGCGAGGCCGATCAGGTCACGACCCTGTTCCGCGAGCACTACAACATCCCGCTGGTGCATGTTGATGCATCTAAGGATTTCCTCGGCGAGCTGGCCGGGATTTCCGACCCGGAAACCAAGCGCAAGACCATCGGCCGCGTCTTCATCGAGGTGTTTGACCGCGAGGCGAACAAGATCGAAGGCGCCGCCTTCCTGGCCCAGGGCACCCTCTATCCCGACGTGATCGAGAGCGTATCCCCGACGGGCGGCCCCTCGCACGTGATCAAGAGCCACCACAACGTCGGCGGCCTGCCGGACTTCATGAAGCTGAAGCTGGTCGAGCCCCTGCGTGAACTGTTCAAGGACGAAGTCCGGGCTCTGGGCCGTGAGCTGGGCCTGACCGACGCCTTCGTCGGACGCCACCCCTTCCCCGGACCGGGCCTGGCCATCCGCATTCCTGGCGAGATCACGCCGGAGGCGGTCGCCACGCTTCAGGACGCGGACGCCATCTATCTGGACGAGATCCGCAAGGCGGGTCTGTACGACGACATCTGGCAGGCCTTCGCCGTGCTGCTGCCGGTCAAGACGGTCGGCGTCCAAGGCGACGCCCGCACCTATGAAAAGGTGCTGGCCCTGCGCGCGGTGACCTCGACCGACGGCATGACGGCCGACTTCTACCAGTTCCCCTGGGACGTCCTGGCCAAGACCGCCACGCGCATCATCAACGAAGTCCGCGGCGTCAACCGCGTCGTCTACGACGTGACGTCCAAGCCGCCCGGCACGATCGAGTGGGAATGAGAACGGGGGGGGTAGCGGTCGCGTTCGGCGAGTGCGGTCCCTCGGGTCTGCGGTAGTAGATCTACGGAGGCGGAAGGGGCGCAGTGGGCTTGATGCGGCTCATTAGGTCAGCTTCCGACTCATTTGAAAAAGGCGGCTGCTGAGATCGCCGCTTGAAGCGGACGCTGCGGTTTGCTCCCGCCTCACGCGGTCGCCGACGTCGGCGTCGGTCTCGGCGATGCCGCGGGCGAAGTCCTGGGCGCCTAGCGCTGGGTGTCACGAGGCGGGGCCTGGGTCCGGGGCGTCGAGAAGCCACGCCGACCGTGAACCCGCCAGTCCAGCATCTCGGCCGAGCCATAGGCCATGTCCGCCCCCAGCCGAGCGGGCCACAGATCATGATGCTCGCGCGCACGCTCGATCATGGTGCGGGCCGCCGTCGCTTCGGCCTCGTCCAGCACGGCCAGAGTACTCGTCGATAGCGCGGCTGGCGGCCTCGGGCGGCAGGCCTTGGTCGTCCGGGCACGCAGCGTTGGCGGCTGGCGTCGGCCTTGATCAGGCTGGATGCATCGCCGCAGCACCGTCTCGAGCAAAGCGCGCCCTTATGCAGGCGTTATGCTCGGCCGCGCTTTCCACATGGCCCGCTTAGGTCCTCAGGGCGTCTCTTCCGGCTCTCAGTCGAGCTGGAGGTGTCGGCATGGCCGATGTGATTTTTCTGGCGATCGGCGGCGGGGCTTTTCTGGCCTTCGCCGCCCTCGCTGTTGCGTTGAAGAGGTTGTGACGATGCTGCTGAACGTCCTGTGGGGCGCCGGCGCCCTCGTCATTGCTGGCTACATGGTCGCGGCCCTGCTGCGCCCCGAGCGGTTCTGAACGGAGCCGCCTTCTCATGAATATTCAAGGTTGGGCGGAAATCGCCCTGACCCTCGGCCTCGCCGTCATGCTCGGCTGGCCGATCGGGATCTATATGTCGCGCGTCTGGAACGGCGAACGCACCTGGCTGGACCCGGTGCTTAGGCCGGTCGAGGGCCTGTTCTATCGCGCCGCCGGGGTGGACCCGACGCGCAGCCAGGGCTGGCTGGGCTATGCCGGCGCCCTGCTGGCCTTCAACCTGACGGGGTTTGTCCTGCTGTACGCCATGCTGCGTCTGCAGGGCGTCCTGCCGATGAACCCGCAGGGGTTTGACGGCGTCAGCCCGCATCTGGCCTTCAACACGGCCGTCAGCTTCGTCACCAACACCAACTGGCAGAGCTATGGCGGCGAAACGACGCTGTCGACCTTCACCCAGATGGTCGGCCTGACGGTGCAGAACTTCGTCTCGGCGGCCACCGGCGCGACCATTGCCGCCGCGCTCGCCCGCGCCTTCATCGCCAATCGCGGCGAGGGCGTCGGCAACTTCTGGGCCGACCTGACGCGCACCAGCCTCTATGTCCTGCTGCCCATCGCCTTCATCGTGGCCGTGGTTCTGGCCGGACTGGGCGTGGTGCAGTCGCTGGCGGCCTCGGCCCAGGCGACGACGCTGGAAGGCGGATCGCAGACGATCAGCCTGTTCCCGACCGCCAGCCAGCTGGCCATCAAGCAACTGGGCATCAACGGCGGCGGCGTGTTCAACGTCAACTCGGCCCACCCGCTGGAGAACCCCACGCCGCTGACGACGCTGATCACGGCGATCAGCATCAACGTCCTGGGCTGGGCGGCCTTCTTCGCCTTTGGCCGCAGCGTCCTGGCCAAGAAGGACGTGCGCGCCCTGGTGATCGCGGCGATCCTGCTGCTGGGCGCCGCCGGCTCGGCGCTCTACGTCATCGAAAGCCAGCCCGCGCCGGCTCTGGTCGCCGCAGGGGTCGAGACCTCGGTCGGCAATATGGAGGGCAAGGAGGTCCGCTTCGGCGTCCCGGCCTCCGTGGCCTGGGCGGCCCAGACGACCGGCGCCTCGAACGGCTCGGTCAACTCCATGCACGCCAGCTACATGCCGCTGGGCGGGGCTGTGACCATGTTCCTGATGCAACTGGGCGAGATCCTGCCCGGCGGGATCGGCTCGGGCATCGCCGTCATGGTGCTGATGGCCATGCTGGCGGTCTTCGTGGCGGGCCTGATGGTCGGTCGCACGCCTGAATACCTGGGCAAGAAGATCGAGGCGCGCGAGATCCAGTTCGCCATGCTGTCGGTTCTGGTCGTGCCGCTGTCGGTGCTGGGCTTCTCGGCCGTGGCTGCGGTCCTGCCCGAAGCCCTGGCCGGTCTGCTGAACAAGGGGCCGCACGGCCTGTCCGAGGTCCTCTATGCCTATACCTCGGCGACCGGCAACAACGGTTCGGCCTTTGCGGGTCTGACCGCCAATGCCCCCTGGTGGAACACCACCCTGGGTCTGGCCATGCTGCTGGGCCGGTTCGTGCCTGCCATCGCGGTTCTGGCCGTCGCCGGCGCCCTGGTCGCCAAGCCCAAGCTGGCCCCTTCGACCGGGACCCTGCCGACCCATGGCCCGCTGTTCATCGGCCTGTTGATCGGGGTGATCCTGATCCTCGGCGGCCTGCAGTTCTTCCCCGCCCTCTCGCTGGGTCCGATCGGGGAGCATTTCGACATGCTCCAGGTCGTGGCCCGGTTCTGATCGGATAATCCTATGACCCAAGTCACGCTCGATCCGTCGAGCCCCCGGTCAACGCCCATCGCGGGCGGGC
Above is a window of Brevundimonas naejangsanensis DNA encoding:
- a CDS encoding methyltransferase family protein, whose amino-acid sequence is MSATQGFDLQRVQKLRKAALLVGLIGVVGLAFVSRSIGGETMLHEGLEAFGLGLIVVCIVGRAWCSLYIGGRKKAEIVDRGPYSISRNPLYVFSFMGAFGVGAQTGSVTLATVFLLLTVAVFYATVKREEAWLAGAFGQTYADYCARTPRFGPDFSKWRDADSLEVRPQFFLTTLRDGLVFLLAVPLFESVERLQDLGWLSTLLRLP
- a CDS encoding peptidylprolyl isomerase, whose protein sequence is MADQTLTFTLDTGDGEDRNVVIKLRDDLAPNHVKQITDLAKEGFYDGVVFHRVIPGFMAQGGDPTGTGTSGSSKPNLKQEFSKEPHVRGVCSMARTANPDSANSQFFICFDDARFLDGQYTVWGEVIEGMEHVDALPKGEPPRAPGKIVKATVA
- a CDS encoding RlmE family RNA methyltransferase, whose product is MSEDEKPADKPQERRRMVRLPTGGTASGRKVGQKIKTADKKTLSSQAWIKRQLSDQWSERARAEGWRSRAAFKLMEIDDRYRLIKRGSRVIDLGAAPGGWVQVALDRGAAAVAGVDLLMIEPIPGATLIQADFTDPGVDQQMLDAIGGPPDLVLSDMAHNTIGHRQTDHLKIIALIEIAADFAIRTLRPGGNFVSKNFQGGDAGGVLTRLREEFETVKYVKPESSRKGSAEVFLVALNKR
- a CDS encoding DUF2061 domain-containing protein, with the translated sequence MVRILINTARELALKIASYGAMHLIVAILVAFALTRDWRLALAVGVVEPIFQTIAYSIHDRVWHRVERRKMLSGVEETAEAFTARLELMDAHEQNRAHNHHGHGHSHALPRNLKQVALKTVTYGVMHFAVAVLVAFALTRDIRIALAIGTIEPLVQTVFFTLHDRLWTRAEAKKAARRAAAEAEGASA
- the guaB gene encoding IMP dehydrogenase, with the protein product MEIREGLTFDDVLLEPGPSEVMPADVDVSTQLTREIRLNIPLLSSAMDTVTESRLAIAMAQAGGLGVLHRNMTIEEQAEEVRAVKRYESGMVVNPVTVAPDTTLGEVLQIVERKKITGFPVVDPKSGKLVGMLTNRDMRFETDLNLKAADLMTTGELITLREGSAGREAARELLRTRKIERVIVVDDAYRAVGLITMKDIQKAQAFPNACKDEQGRLRVGAASTVGDAGFERAMALADAGADVVVIDTAHGHSASVAQVVERIKRENNRVQIIAGNVATYDATRALIDAGADAVKVGIGPGSICTTRIVAGVGVPQLTAIVDAARAAQGTGASVIADGGIKFSGDLAKAIAAGANVAMMGSMFAGTDESPGEVFLYQGRSYKSYRGMGSVGAMARGSADRYFQKEVSSEKLVPEGIEGQTPYKGPIAPVVHQLVGGLRASMGYVGGATIADFQERARFVRITNAGLRESHVHDVMITREAPNYRQG
- a CDS encoding MAPEG family protein; its protein translation is MTTELTYLAATLVLALVQIFLPAFARTREFGLSWNAGARDETPEAKSPVVGRLERAQANLFETLPLFIGAVLIAQMADRTGALTAWGAGLYFWARVAYIPLYALGVPYIRSLVWLVSLAGLALCLLALFIRV
- a CDS encoding RsmB/NOP family class I SAM-dependent RNA methyltransferase, with the protein product MTPAARLAAAAAIIDSISQGRQPADAVLKAWSQQNRYAGSGDRRAIAERVYQVLRARGRLSAFMGGRQDGRALIVGALSLLDGATLEEIEGLYNGEGYGPRPLSKHERGRIMAHEDAADLAEVALPDFVTADLKAVHGDRWRDEVEALSGRAPVDLRVNGLRATIEEVEAELRGAGLSPQRTELSGWGLRLDAEPAPNVQPLDGFQNGHFEIQDEASQVVGWLSGAFPGATVVDYCAGGGGKTLGLVQAMQGQGALIACDVSAKRLDNVKPRLARAGVEADLRLLGTNGGGVEDLNGQADVVFVDAPCSGSGAWRRRPEDSWRLTAEEVARLHALQLRILGQATKLVRPGGRLAYVTCSVLGAENEATAAAFEAAHADFKPVPIADAAHSADLTEAGRERLTALAQGNRLRLSPAATGTDGFFIALYERAA
- a CDS encoding 5'-methylthioadenosine/S-adenosylhomocysteine nucleosidase (Enables the cleavage of the glycosidic bond in both 5'-methylthioadenosine and S-adenosylhomocysteine) → MRLERYGAVTVLPVMAAPAEYGEHLRARVDPLMTGIGPVEGAVALTAALARLEARGEAPDLILSLGSCGSRVLQHAAVYQASSVAYRDMDASPLGFEKGVTPLLDLPAVLPLPCPIPSVPSARLSTGANVVSGAAYDAIDAEMVDMETWALVRAAQSFGLPLVALRGVSDGKAELTGLHDWTSTLHLVDENLARALDGLIAVLADQGLSALEIPALQGQTLAQSLAPDSTS
- the guaA gene encoding glutamine-hydrolyzing GMP synthase, encoding MTQPTQHQKVLIVDFGSQVTQLIARRLREAGVYCEIHPFNKAGEALKAMQPQAIILSGGPNSTTDADSPRVDRSVFDYGAPILGICYGEQLICAELGGKVESGHHAEFGRAEIVITKDSPLFAGIGAIDHREPVWMSHGDRVTALPEGFHVIATSEGAPFAAIADETRKIYGVQFHPEVVHTPRGAQLLKNFTHGVAGLTGDWTMAAYRDEQIAKIREQVGDAKVICGLSGGVDSSVAAVLIHEAIGDQLTCVFVDTGLMRKGEADQVTTLFREHYNIPLVHVDASKDFLGELAGISDPETKRKTIGRVFIEVFDREANKIEGAAFLAQGTLYPDVIESVSPTGGPSHVIKSHHNVGGLPDFMKLKLVEPLRELFKDEVRALGRELGLTDAFVGRHPFPGPGLAIRIPGEITPEAVATLQDADAIYLDEIRKAGLYDDIWQAFAVLLPVKTVGVQGDARTYEKVLALRAVTSTDGMTADFYQFPWDVLAKTATRIINEVRGVNRVVYDVTSKPPGTIEWE
- a CDS encoding potassium-transporting ATPase subunit F; protein product: MLLNVLWGAGALVIAGYMVAALLRPERF
- the kdpA gene encoding potassium-transporting ATPase subunit KdpA, with translation MNIQGWAEIALTLGLAVMLGWPIGIYMSRVWNGERTWLDPVLRPVEGLFYRAAGVDPTRSQGWLGYAGALLAFNLTGFVLLYAMLRLQGVLPMNPQGFDGVSPHLAFNTAVSFVTNTNWQSYGGETTLSTFTQMVGLTVQNFVSAATGATIAAALARAFIANRGEGVGNFWADLTRTSLYVLLPIAFIVAVVLAGLGVVQSLAASAQATTLEGGSQTISLFPTASQLAIKQLGINGGGVFNVNSAHPLENPTPLTTLITAISINVLGWAAFFAFGRSVLAKKDVRALVIAAILLLGAAGSALYVIESQPAPALVAAGVETSVGNMEGKEVRFGVPASVAWAAQTTGASNGSVNSMHASYMPLGGAVTMFLMQLGEILPGGIGSGIAVMVLMAMLAVFVAGLMVGRTPEYLGKKIEAREIQFAMLSVLVVPLSVLGFSAVAAVLPEALAGLLNKGPHGLSEVLYAYTSATGNNGSAFAGLTANAPWWNTTLGLAMLLGRFVPAIAVLAVAGALVAKPKLAPSTGTLPTHGPLFIGLLIGVILILGGLQFFPALSLGPIGEHFDMLQVVARF